The Triticum urartu cultivar G1812 unplaced genomic scaffold, Tu2.1 TuUngrouped_contig_6310, whole genome shotgun sequence genome includes a region encoding these proteins:
- the LOC125530432 gene encoding uncharacterized protein LOC125530432 → MSPASSFASLCRRRLIHCTTRLGCDNQPATAAHFLALDRRRSFSSSGLRRGIGGTRSSGGGAGGTGRPAAGFSTWARLAIGSTVAIAAPFLHSKSASILRIGNEVEMVKDAAETAAEVVEEVATAAERVSSEVAGHLPEDGRLRRAAVAVEHASKEVAEEAHLARDIIHKVDEIEEDVKAIIEPIMDHGKHERKHLEK, encoded by the exons ATGTCTCCGGCCAGCTCGTTCGCGTCGCTCTGCCGGCGCAGGCTGATCCACTGCACCACCCGCCTCGGCTGCGACAACCAGCCAGCCACGGCGGCGCATTTTCTGGCGCTGGATCGGCGGAGATCGTTTTCGTCCTCTGGCCTGCGTCGTGGCATCGGAGGAACCaggagcagcggcggcggcgcaggtggCACAGGACGACCTGCTGCAGGTTTCTCCACCTG GGCAAGACTGGCAATTGGCTCCACTGTTGCTATCGCGGCGCCGTTCCTGCACTCCAAATCGGCGTCGATTCTGCGGATCGGAA ATGAGGTGGAGATGGTGAAGGACGCCGCCGAGACCGCGGCGGAGGTCGTGGAGGAGGTGGCCACGGCGGCCGAGAGGGTGTCGTCCGAGGTGGCCGGGCATCTTCCGGAGGACGGCCGGCTGAGACGCGCCGCCGTGGCAGTCGAGCACGCCTCCAAGGAGGTCGCGGAGGAGGCTCATCTTGCACGAGACATCATCCACAAG GTCGATGAAATTGAGGAGGACGTCAAGGCAATTATCGAACCGATTATGGATCATGGGAAGCACGAGAGGAAGCATTTAGAAAAGtag